From Gemmatimonadota bacterium, one genomic window encodes:
- a CDS encoding NAD-dependent epimerase/dehydratase family protein has protein sequence MNRILVTGAGGQIGSWLLPALRERYGASKVLATDVRHLGPEITESGPFQLLDATDAKAVGQAVMRHDADTVYHLAAILSAVGERDPRLAWHVNMTSLESVLDVAREQKCAVFTPSSIGVFGPDTPKDRTPQDTLMRPATIYGITKVAGELLCDYYFRRFGVDTRGVRYPGLISYGAPPGGGTTDWAVDIFHEAVAHGQYTCFLGPDSQLDMMYMPDAVSAAIAIMEADPTKLTHRNAFNLTAMQLAPEALAAEIRKHLPDFTIDYDIDPVRQSIAESWPDCVDDSAAREEWGWEPAFDVAATTRDMLTQLREE, from the coding sequence GTGAATCGAATCCTCGTGACCGGCGCCGGCGGGCAGATCGGTTCGTGGCTCTTGCCAGCCCTCCGTGAGCGGTACGGGGCCTCCAAGGTCCTCGCCACGGACGTGCGCCACCTCGGCCCGGAGATCACGGAGTCCGGTCCTTTTCAGCTGCTCGATGCTACAGATGCCAAGGCGGTCGGCCAGGCTGTGATGCGCCACGACGCGGACACGGTGTACCACCTCGCGGCGATCCTTTCCGCGGTGGGAGAGCGGGACCCACGCCTCGCCTGGCACGTGAACATGACCAGCCTGGAATCGGTGCTCGACGTGGCCCGCGAACAGAAGTGCGCGGTGTTCACGCCGAGCTCGATCGGGGTGTTCGGACCGGACACGCCCAAGGATCGAACTCCGCAGGACACGCTCATGCGGCCGGCCACGATCTACGGGATCACCAAGGTGGCCGGTGAACTTCTGTGCGACTATTACTTCCGGCGCTTCGGAGTGGACACGCGCGGCGTGCGGTATCCCGGGTTGATCTCGTACGGTGCGCCGCCGGGTGGGGGCACGACCGACTGGGCGGTCGACATTTTCCATGAGGCCGTCGCGCACGGGCAGTACACTTGTTTCCTTGGGCCCGACAGCCAGCTCGACATGATGTACATGCCTGACGCGGTGAGCGCGGCGATCGCGATCATGGAAGCCGATCCAACGAAACTCACCCACCGCAACGCGTTCAATTTGACGGCCATGCAACTGGCGCCTGAAGCGCTGGCTGCCGAGATCCGGAAGCACCTGCCGGACTTCACCATCGACTACGACATCGATCCGGTTCGGCAGTCGATCGCCGAGTCGTGGCCCGACTGCGTCGACGACTCAGCCGCGCGCGAGGAGTGGGGCTGGGAGCCGGCCTTCGACGTCGCGGCGACGACCCGAGACATGCTCACGCAACTGAGAGAAGAGTGA